The Changchengzhania lutea genomic sequence CAACGCGGTTTTAAATCATCATACAAGCCTGTTTTTACCGTGCACTTCCCGTTGTGATGCACAATGATTGAACATTGCTCTGCCTGTTCTGGAGTATGCTCGCAAGCATAAATCAATGTTTCTATAACATAATCAAATGTATTGACCTCATCATTAAACAGCACTATTTCATTTTGTGTCATGACTTCTTCTTGAAGTAATAACTCTTCGGAAGATTTTTCTTTAGTACTCATTATTTTAGTATTCAGTTTGCAGTCGCAGTATACAGCAACTCTAAACTATTATAAATTTTCAGTGTGTAACACTTAAATTAAAGCTAATTTAAAAATTTTAAGGAAACCCAATTGTTTCTTTCCAATTTTTCTTCAAATTTTAACATATATTTTTCACAGGCCTCTTGAATAACAGGAATGTCCGTATTGTAGAATCCGCTAAGCAATAGCATGCCCTTTTCATTTAGGCATGTCGCATAGGTTCCTAAATCTTTTAGTAAAATGTTTCTATTGATATTCGCAATAATCACATCGTACTTCTTCCCGTTCAACAAACTGGCGTCACCTTCTAAAACGGTAATATGACTGCAATTATTTCGTTCTACATTTTCAAGACTGTTTAAATAGCACCAGTTATCAATATCTATAGCATCTAGTGGTTTAGCGCCTTTCATCTCTGCTAGTATCGCCAGAACACCTGTACCGCATCCCATATCCAAAACCGATTTATCCTTTAAATCACTATTTAAAATATGCTGAATCATCATATGAGTGGTTTCGTGATGCCCCGTACCAAAGCTCATCTTGGGTTCAATAATGATATCATATTCGGTATCGAACTTCTCATGAAAAGGCGCACGAACTGCGCATGCATTATCAACCACGATTGGATTAAAATTCTTTTCCCACTCGGCGTTCCAATTGACTTGTTCAATATCTTTGAAGCTGTAGGTAATGACAAATTCATTTGAAGTCAAAATTTGAATATCGTTTAAAATACCCTCACGCCACTCCTCTTTTTGAATGTATGCCGATACGCCATTTTCTGTTTCTACGAAACTTTCAAAACCTGCATAGCCTAGTTCTGCAATTAGAATTTCAACGCCTGGTTGCAGAGGTTTTACTTGAAATTCGTAACCTATATATATGGTATTTGACATATTTTTAATTGATATTAATCATTAGAAAGCACCTTATCCTTCACTTTCGGTTTAGCTCCGCGTTAGGGATTGAGGTATTGTTGAAGCTCCTTGCCCGACAGAAATCGGGCAAGAGCGACTACCGAAAGCGCGACCCCGATTTTTCTTCGGGGTAACGCCAAAATTATTTTAAGAGACTATGTTTTAAAACGCGTTTACTATGTCGAAAAAATCGTCGGCATTAAGTGCTGCACCACCAATAAGACCCCCATCTACATCTGGTTTAGAAAAAATCTCTTTGGCATTATTTGGTTTAACGCTGCCTCCATATAAAATAGATACGCTGTTTGCGACATCGTCACCATATTGGTTTGCCAAGGTTTTTCTAATAAACGCATGCATGTCTTGCGCTTGCTCTGGACTTGCTGTTTCGCCGGTACCAATCGCCCAAACCGGTTCGTAGGCCAATACGATATTTTTAAACGCTGCGGCATCTAAATGAAATAAAGCTTTTTTAATTTGGCTTTCTACTACGGCCTCGTGATTATTAGATTTTCTATCGGCCAATTCTTCTCCAAAACAAAAAATGATACGCATATCATTGGCTAATGCTGCATCTACTTTCTTAGCTAGCAACTCATCGGTTTCATTAAAATAAGCACGGCGTTCGCTATGACCTAAAATAACGGTTTCAATACCGATACTTTTCAACATCTTTGCGCTAATTTCTCCTGTGTAAGCACCGTTTTCTGCAAAGTGCATGTTTTGTGCAATAACCTCTACAGCGTAGGTTTTAAAAGCTTCAAACACTTGGTATAGGTTTGTAAATGTTGGCGCCACCATAACCTCGGCCGTTGACGTTTGCTTCTTCGCTTTCAACGCATCGATTAATAATTGGGTTTCTGGAAGATCGTTATTCATTTTCCAATTTCCTGCAACAATTTGTTTTCTCATAATCCTGTGTAACCTCGTAGAATTTAAATTATTCTAGTAAGGAGTTATTTTTTAAATTAGTATTTATATTTTCTATTAATTCTTTATCATCGGCCTTTACAGCATCAAATAAACTAATGTGTCCTTCTTTGTCTATAACCATGTACCTTGGTATCCAGTCTAAATCCACAAATTCTGCAAAGGGACCATCCCACCCCGATTTCATGAAATAGTGCTGACCTTTAATATCGTATTTCTTTATACCTTTTTGCCAAGCTTCAACACTTCTATCTAAAGATAAAAATAAATACGTTGCCTCTTTATATTGGTTTTGTAAGCTTTTTACTTTTGGTAAATTTTTTATACAATCACCACACCACGATGCCCAAATATCGATAACTAAAGTTTTGCCATTGTGAGTTTCTAGAATATTCTTAAAAATGATTTCAGTTCCTTCTAAATTCAGAAAAGGATCATTTAAGGCGGCTTCTGAAAACTGAACAGGATTCTCTTTTTTACAGCCTAATAACACCGTTAACGTTACTATTAAAAAAACTAATTTCTTCATATTTTAAAAATCCTGTTATCTCTTTTTATTTTTCAGAAAAGCCCACTATTCAAGTTTAACTTTAGGGTCTAACCATACGTATATAATGTCTACAAAAATATTGATAATTATGAACAATAGTGCAATAATAAGCACCGAACCCATAATGACTGGCAAATCTAATGTATTTAGCGCGTTTACAATTTCTTTTCCCAAACCATTCCATCCAAAAATATACTCTACAAAAACGGCACCTGCTAACATGGATGCAAACCAACCTGATATGGCAGTTACTACAGGATTAAGGGCGTTTTTAACAGCATGTCTTTTAATAATTTGAAACTCGTTAAGGCCTTTGGCTCGCGCTGTACGAATATAATCTTGATTAAAAACTTCTAAAAGCGAATTTCGCATTAATTGGATCACTACAGCCAATGGCCGGATGCCTAAGACTATAGCAGGGAGTATTAGGTTCTTCCATTTAATATTCATGGTGTTGCCAAAATCATCCAACTCATATAAACTGCCCGTCATTTCCAAATGCGTGTATTCATGTAGAACATACCCAAAAAACCAAGCGAAAAGAATGGCGCTGAAAAACGATGGAATACTCATCCCGAAAGTACTGAATATTTGAATGAACTTATCTATCCACCGGTCTTTATACAAGGCTGAAATAACACCAAGAACAATTCCTAAAACTATAGCAATTACAATGGCTGTTACAGCTAAAACAAAGGTATTGGGTAAAGTTTCGCCCAATACCTGACTCACCTTTTTCCCTTGTTTTGTAAAAGATTCCCGTAAATAAGGGAATTTCAAAACTAGGGTAGTTTGACCTATTGAAAATAAGCTTGTTGCGGCGTATTTATTAGGACGCAGAAAGGTATAGTCTTCACTTTTTTTTGAATGCAATGATATAGGCGATAAATCATTTAAATAATAGAAATACTGGGTGCTGATGGGTTTGTCAAATCCGTACTTTTGTTTGACTGCGGCCAATTGCCCACTATCTTCATTTTGACCTAACATCATTTGAGCTGGATCACCTGGAAGTACGTTAAACAAAAAGAATATGACCGTGACCACTCCAAATAAGGTGAGTAGCGCATAGGTTATTTTATTTATTAGATAACTAATCAAATAGTTTATTTGTTGGTGTGTTTATTTGTTTAACTGGAAACTGTGACTGCTACTGAAAACTATAAGTCCAAATCATCTATATCGTTCCAGTGCTCTTTTTGTTCTATGGTGCCCTTGCCCAATTCTAGAATACCAGGATTTGAACGCACTACGGTTTTTAACGCTTTTTCATCACATAGATACCATTCAAAATCAATATTATAAGCAGCATTTATACGCTGTTTAGTGACTTCGCCAGATGCCGTTAGACCAATGATTTTATATCCTTTTTTCTTAGCTTCTTTCTGTAATGCATTTAGTTTTAAAGCCCCCTCTTTTTCAATTTTCTCTAAACTATAAGACACCACGATAATCAGGTTTTCCTCAGCTAAAAATTGATCTGTCAGATTTTCATCTTCAGTTTCTATAGAAAAATCAACAATGGATGGCTGGTAGCCTTCTTTAATTACTTTAGTATCTACACTTATAAAATCACCTTCTACCGAAGGATATGGGCCATTATTGGTAATTGTTTTTTCTTCACCATTCACGTTAAATTTCCAATAATATTCTATTTCTGGTTTTGGAGCATCTTCTGGAACCGTCATACCTTCATTAATATTAGCGCCTATTTTATAAGCTCTAAAATCCACCGCTGGCAAATGCATTAACACATAATACCCAAACCATAAACTGAAAACAAATCCTAAAAGTGCGATAATTGTAGTTATCAATCTGTTGAAATAAGGCTTGACGTAACGGCTCCCAATTACTAATATTAAAATCAATACAAGTAAGATAACGTCTTTAGTAAAACTTTCCCAAGGGGTTAATTTTAGCGCATCTCCAAAGCATCCGCAATCTTTAACCTTGTCAAAATATGCTGAATAAAAGGTTAAAAACGTAAATAATACAATCATGACCAACAAGCTCCAAATTGTAAATTTTGGTCTATAGCCAATGATAAGGAATATGCCTAGTACAACTTCAAAAACCACTAACATGACGGCTATCATCAACGCGTATGGCTCTAGGAACGGTAGATTTAAAACATCTGCACTAAAGTATTCCTGAAGTTTATAAGAAAAACCAAGGGGGTCGTTCAATTTTATTAATCCGGAAATGATAAATAAAACTCCAACTAACAGTCTTGATATATGAACTAAATATTTCATTTATGCTTCATTTAAGTGAATCAATGCAAATACAGCGTAATTAATCATATCCTGATAATTGGCTTCGATGCCTTCGCTCACTATGGTTTTGCCTTTATTATTTTCTATTGTTTTTACCCTTAGTAACTTTTGCAATATTAAATCGGTTAAACTACTCACTCTCATATCACGCCATGCCTCACCATAATCATGGTTTTTATCTTCCATAAGGCTTTTTGTAATGGCGGCTTTTTCGGTATATAATTCAATAGCCTCTTCCGTGGACAAATCGGGTTGTTCTACAACACCTTTATCCAATTGTATGAGTGCCATAATGCAATAGTTTATAATGCCTATAAATTCACTGCGTTGGCCTTCATCTACCTTTCTTACCTCATTTTGCTGAAGCCCACGAATACGTTGCGCCTTAATAAAAATTTGATCTGTAAGTGATGGTAATCTCAATATTCTCCACGCACTTCCATAGTCTGACATTTTATCGCTAAATAAACGTTTACAGGTGTCTATAACGGCGTCGTATTGTTTTGAAGTATTTTGCATAAATAATATTGAATTTTGCGTAAATTTCGCATAAATTAATTTAAAGTTCAAAGTTTAAGGTTTAAAGTTTTAAACTTAATGCAAACACCCATTAAAACTGTATGAATGACCATAAATTGTAAAGGCCAGCTTATTGATTTATCTACACCAAAAGTCATGGGTATTTTGAATATTACTCCAGACTCTTTTTATGACGGAGGTGTGCATAATAATGAAAAAAGCATATTAACACATACTGAAAAGATGTTAAATGAGGGTGCGACCTTTATTGATGTAGGTGCTTATAGTTCAAAACCTCATGCAGATCAAGTTACTGAAGGTGAAGAATTGAAACGGATTCTCCCCATGGTGGATTCAATTTTAAGAGAATTCCCAGATGCCTTGCTCTCCATAGACACTTTTAGAAGCAAGGTAGCTGCACAATGTGTTGAGGCGGGCGCTGCTTTAATTAATGATATTTCTGCTGGAAAACTGGACAGCAATATGCTACCTACAATCGCCAATTTAAGAGTGCCATATATTATGATGCACATGAAAGGCACTCCGCAAACCATGCAGCAACATACACAGTATGATGATTTGTTAAAAGATGTTTTATTCTATTTTTCTGAACGGATAACTGCGGCCAGATCCTTAGGAGTTATAGATCTAATTGTAGACCCTGGCTTTGGCTTTGCTAAAACTTTAGAGCAAAATTATAAACTATTGAATAATGCTGAACTTTTAAAAATTTTAGATAAACCATTACTTGTTGGCATTTCAAGAAAATCGATGATTTATAAAACGCTTGAATCATCGGCACAAGAAGCCCTTAATGGCACTACCGTGCTGAATACTGTGGCTTTACAAAAAGGTGTTTCTATTTTACGTGTGCATGATGTTAAGGAAGCTGTAGAATGTATTAAATTGACTGGATTGTTAGATTGTTAGATTGTTAGATTGTTAGAAATTATGAAAAAGCTAGTTTTCTTAATTATTTTATCTGTTTTATTATCCTGCGGAAAGGAAAAAATAATTCATTTGCCTGAAATAAGTCATTCTAAAATTACAGATATCCCAGATGTTTCTGCTGCTTATTTGTTTTACGACGAAGCCCAAAAAGATAGTGTTGAATTAAATAGAAAAAACCTGATTAGCACAACAAATTGGTTGGTAAATGTTGATAAACGCTTGTCGCTAAAACAAGTTATTCCGCAAATAAAATTTTTACAGGATAAGAAAAACAATTCAAGCCATAAAAAAGAAAATACTAAAAACTATTTTACATGCAATGATACGAGCAGGAAGAATTTGGGGTTCATAGAATTTACCGATGTGGTTTATCATAAGGAATCTTCTAATGCACTTTTTAAGAATCGTCATGAAGAAATAGATTCAAAATTAGAGATAGGTATTAATTTTTATTCAAACGAAAAGATTCACATTATTAATGCATCGTCAGAGCCTTTTATAATTGAAACGGACTTCAAGGATTTGATTTCAGAATTAAAAAAAATGGATAGGCCGAATTCAAAGGCTTATTTAAACTTCAACGCATCTTTAAAATTTCAAAAATACATCCATTATAAATCTAGTATTTTGAATACGGCATTTAATCATTTAGAGATTTCAAATCATGAATTCATTTATTAACCTTATTTTATTAAATTTACCAAAACCCACCGCCATTGGAAATCTTTAACGACCTCTTAAAATTTAGTGTAGTAGACATTATAGATGTTTTTCTGGTAGCCCTTCTACTCTATTATATTTATAAACTGGTTAAGGGTACGGTAGCCATCAACATCTTTATTGGAATAATCATTATTTATTTAGTCTGGAAGCTCACAGAGTTTCTTAACATGGAATTGCTTACTGGTATTTTTGGTGGTTTTATGAAAGTGGGAATCATTGCACTAATCGTAGTATTTCAACCTGAAATTCGAAAATTTTTACTCATGGTCGGGTCTACTAATTTTAATAGACGACGAAAATTCCTATCACAGCTCAGTTTTTTAAAAACGGAAAACAGTGATGAAACCGATGTTGCCGCTATAATATCAGCAGCCAATAAAATGTCGGCATCCAGAACGGGAGCGCTCATGGTTTTCGAGCGTAACAATAATCTGGATTTTCTGTGTGCATCTGGCGATGCTATGAACATCACCGTATCGCAACCTATTATTGAAAGTATTTTTTTCAAGAATAGTCCATTACACGACGGGGCAATCATTATAAACAATAACATTGTAAAAGCCACACGCGTTATTTTACCTGTTAATAACGAAACAACAATTCCTAAACGTTTTGGTTTAAGGCACAGGGCTGCCATTGGCGTGACGGAAAAAACAGATGCTTTGGCACTTGTTGTGAGCGAAGAAACTGGAAATATTTCGTATTTTAAGGATGGTGAGTTTATTATGTTTGATGATACTCAAGAATTGGCCATGATTATTAAAGAAGATTTATCTTGATGTTGTGTAAAAATTGCGAAACACCCCTGACTACTGATAGTGATTTTCGCAAATCATGTGGAGTAAAAGTGATTCGGAATAGATTAACCGTTAAAAATCTATTTGAAAACTTTACTGAGGCTTAAAAAGCTGCGATTAATATTTAAACAATTTCTTCTTCTTTAATAAATTGTACTTCATATAAATTCCTATAATACCCATTTTCCTTTTGCAGAAGTTCACGATGCGTACCTTGCTCAACAATATATCCGGAATCCATAACAATAATATTATCTGCCTTCTTAATGGTGGCTAGACGGTGTGCGATGACAATAGAGGTTCGCCCTTTCGTAATCTTATCTGTAGCATTTTGGATAAGTTGTTCAGAATAAGAATCCACGGAAGAGGTTGCTTCATCTAAGACCAGAATACTGGGATTAGTGACATAAGCCCTTAAAAAAGATATAAGTTGTCGTTGCCCTGACGATAACATAACCCCACGCTCTTTTACATTGTAGTGATAGCCATTTGGAAGACTTAAAATGAATTCGTCAATCCCGATGTCCTTTGCTGCCTGACGCACTGTATCTTCGGTGACTTCAGGATTATTCAATGTGATGTTGTTTAAAATGGTATCAGCAAACAAAAACACATCTTGCAGTACCACGGCTATTTGCGTACGCAACGATTCTAAAGTAACCTCTTTAATGTTAATGCCATCTATAGATATATCACCTTTATCAATTTCATAAAAACGATTTAATAAATTGATAATAGTCGATTTTCCTGCTCCAGTTGCACCAACAATGGCGACTGTATCTCCAGGTTTCACTTCAAAAGAAATCTCCTTTAAAACCTGTTCATCCTCCACATAGCTGAAAGACACGTGATTAAATTCTATATGACCTTTAAAATGCTCTGCTTTATGAGTGCCCGTATCATCAATTTGCGATGTTGTGTCCAAAACTTTAAAGACACGGTTTGCAGCAACCATACCCATTTGTAGTGTATTAAATTTATCCGCAATTTGCCTTAGCGGTCTAAACAACATGGGAATAAACATGATAAACGCAATGAGATCCCCTTCTGAAACCACACCATTAAGCACGACGTTTAAACCTCCATACCAAGCTACCAAACCTATAGTGATGGATGCTGATAAATCGGCCAATGGGAAAAATATGGAATTGTACCAAACCGTTTTGACCCAGCCTTTTTTATGACGTTCATTAATAGTTTTAAAATTCTGATATTCAATAGCCTCTCGAGTAAACAGCTGCAAAATTTTCATACCTGTTAATCGTTCTTGAACAAACGAATTAAGGTTTGACACTTCGGTCCGTACTTCTTCAAAAGCCTTTTTCATATACTTCTGAAAGATTCGAGTCGCATATAAAAGCAAGGGTAACATCACGAAGACAATAAGACTCAAGCGCCAATTAATATAAGCCATGACCCCAAACACCACAGTCATAGTAAGTAAGTCTCTAAATATCATGAATAGCCCTTGTCCAAAAATATCGGCAATCCGCTCCATATCTGTCACCGCCCGCGTGATAAGGACGCCAACCGAAGAATTATCATAATACTTCATTTTAAAACGAAGTAAGTGATTAAAAAGTTTTACACGAACATCCATAACTAAATTCTGTCCCAACCATGCCGCATAATAAATAAATAGCAACTGAAAAACGGTTTGTAGAACAAGCACGCCTAACATAAGGAGTATGTAAAAAAGGAATCCTTTTTCTTCTTTACTGGCGATACTATCATCAATGGCAAACTTGGTAATATACGGAGTAGCCGCACTAAAAACTGCCAACAAAATCACCAGTATTATTAAACCATAAAACACATTTAAATACGGTTTTATGTATTCAAACAATCTTTTGAATAGTTTAACATCAAATATGTTTTCCTTGTTTTTGCTCATTTATATTTTATATCATCAGGATATTCAACATCTATTAAATATAAGCCTTTTGCTGGCACAGAGAATCCAGCTTCACGCCGATCTTTAGATTCTAATATCGCATGAAAATCTTCTAAAGAGATTTTTTTCAAACCAATATTTATGAGCGTTCCCACGATGGCTCTTACCATATTTCGTAAAAACCGATCGGCTTGAATGGTGAAATGAAGCTCATCACCTACCAGTTCCCAATCAGCTTTCATTATATTGCAATTATACGTTTTTACATCCGTTTTACTTTTTGAGAAGCATTGAAAATCTTTATACTCAAATAAGATTCTTGTAGCCACTTGCATGGCACTCAAATCTAACGGATGCTTCACATAATAAGCGGTATTAAAATTAAAAGCATTCTTTTTTAAACCCACTCGGTATAAATACGTTCTACTAATCGCATTAAACCGCGCGTGGGCATCATCGGTTGCTCTAAAAATTTTATGAATGGCAATGTCTTTTGGTAAAAAAGAGTTCATTTTAAAAACAATATCAGCTTCATCGATTAATTCATTACTGTCAAAATGCGCATACATTTGTTTGGCATGAACGCCAGTGTCCGTACGCCCCGCTCCCATTACAGAAATAGCTTCTTTCAGCAAGGTTGATAGATCCTTTTCAACCAGTTCCTGAACCGAAATAGCATTCGGTTGATTTTGCCATCCGTGATAGGCGGAACCATTATAAGAAAGTTCTATAAAATACCTCAATCTGTTTTAATACTTTTGTTGAAAGCACAAATATAGACAGATTAACGCTGCCATTGAAGTGCATAATCTTAATTAAATATTAAAAGATTTTTAATAGCAATTCATAAAATGACCAAAATCTTATTACTCTCTGACACGCACAGCTATATAGATGATGCCATACTAAAATATGTAAAACAGGTAGATGAAGTTTGGCATGCAGGGGATATTGGTGATTTAAGAATAACCGATGCCATAAAAGAACTAAAGCCCTTAAAAGCGGTATATGGAAACATTGACGATACTATTATTAGACAAGAGTTTCCCGAACATTTAAGATTTAAGTGTGAGGAGGTTGATGTGTGGATGACCCACATTGGCGGCTACCCGGGAGCTTATAATGTGCGCGTTAGGGAAACCATTAAACTAAACCCTCCCAAACTTTTTATTTGTGGCCATTCACATATTTTAAAGGTGATGCCCGATAAAAAATTACACCTGTTACACATGAACCCTGGCGCGGTTGGTAAACACGGTTTTCACAAAGCACGTACCATGTTGCGGTTTACTATTGATGGTGAAAAAATTGATAATCTAGAAGTTATTGAGTTCCCTAAGTAAAAAGACAAAAAGCAGGTATAAAAGCATAGTTTTTTAGCCAATTGAAAAAAATTAACGAGTTCTATGTTAATATTTTCTTAATCCAAGGGATTAATAAGTCAAAATAGCACCAATAGATTCATAAATTGTAGTTTTGCACCTATAATAAAACAGTAAAAATAATTATTTATGAGTTTAGTAAAAGAGAATGATACTGTGAAAGTTCATTACACAGGAAAATTAAGCAATGGTCAAGTTTTTGACAGTTCACTCGAAAGAGAACCGTTAGAAATAACATTAGGTCAAGGCATGTTGATTTCTGGTTTTGAAAAAGGCATGGTTAACATGAAGGTTAGTGAAAAAAAAACAATTAATATCCCTGTTGCAGAAGCCTATGGCGAGGTGCAAAAAGAATTGTTCCATGAAGTAAAAAAAGACCAATTACCAAAGGAAATCACTCCAGAAGTTGGTATGGGATTATCTTCTAAAAACCCAGACGGTTCAGAAGTGAAATTTCGTATTGCCGAGGTTAATGACGACCATATTATTGTAGATGCCAACCATCCTCTAGCAGGACAAGAGTTAGTATTCGATTTAGAACTTATTGAAATAAAATAACCATTTTATTTTAGTGAAAATAAAAAAGTCTGGAGTATTTCCAGACTTTTTTATGCCTTATTCTTTGAAAAATATAAAACCAACGATCCTCGAGGTAGAACCATAGAGTTTAAGTATAAACCTGAATTTGATTAATCTTCAAAATTTAACAGCCTTGATCTCAACAACAAATCATTCTTTTTCATATCCTGCAAGGTCATATTCTCACCTTGTAGGTATTAGGATTAAACAAAATAAACCTACAAGGTTTTGGCTCTAGTTTATTAGTGCCTTGATATTATTGGTTTTTGCCACGAATTACACTCATTAGCACGAATAAATGAGCTTAGCCCATTTAAAATTCGTGGAATGATTGACAAAAATGATATCACGAATAGAGAAATCTAAAGATTTTTCAAACATTAGTGATCATTAGTGTAATTTGTGGCTTAATACTTCAATTTCTTATCTATTATCCTCAGATTTACGATCGTTCCTGCAAGTAGGCTTACTTTTAATTATCTAATGTGTCAAGCATGTTTATCTTGAAGAAATATTACTAAAACAACGCACTAGTAAACTAGAGCCAAGGTTTTTAATAACTAATTGATAATTAAAAGTTTATTAATCGAAACCAGACTATAAGCCAAGTAACCGAATACATGGTTTTATATGGTTGGAGTCAAATACTTTAAAAACAAAAAAAGCCCAAGATCTTCACCTTGGGCTCACGCACTAATACTACTAAGATATTAGGTTTTATCGCAATCGATCTACAGATTTTACGAGATCTTCATCCTTCTTAATGGCTTTATTGGCTAAAGCCAAAAACACGATAGAAATGATAGGAAGAAACATCCCAATACCTTTCTCAGAAACCACAGTTTCTCCAGATACATTTAGAGATTGATACACAAAAAATCCTAGTAAAATAAAGTTTAATATGATGTTAAGTCGCCCCAAAACAAATTGAGACTTCCTATTTTTATACATAAATATAGTAATTAAAGATAAAAGCGCAGACCCTAAAAATAAGCCCAAATATAAAACGTCGTCAAAGGCATATACTTTTATATCATCATTTGTAATCCATAGATAGGAAACGAAAATGAGCCCCGCAGAAACCCCTGCAGCCATTAAAAGATATATAGTTTGAATACGTTGTAACATTTTATTTCTAAATACTAGACCGCAAAAATAATAGTTTCTTTTATAAATTTCACGTAAAAAATTAAAATAAAGTTGTATAATTGCAGTATCAATACTCAACAACCGCAATAACAGGTTGTTAATTCTTCAGATTAAAATTCATTTTTTTCAGAATAACTCAAATTATATTTACAAAATATTTTCAATCCTATATTAATGTTTGAAATTTCACAATTAAAAGAAAAGAAACTTGCTGATTTACAGGAGATTGCAAGTAAACTAAGCGTTCCTAAATACCGTTCACTTAAAAAATTAGATTTAGTTTATAAAATACTAGATATGCAAGCCGCAGATCCTAAAGCGGTAACATCTGTGGTGGATACGCCCGTTTCTTCAGAGAGCAAACCTGAGAAACGAGAAGTAAAGAAACCGAGACAGCGCGTTCAAAAACCTGCAAAAGATGCACCAGCGAAACCTGATGAGACATCACAAAAAAGCACGCCTGTAAGTGCTACGGATGCTAAAGATAATAAACCTGCTCCAGCTAAGGTTGTAAGTAGACCACCCGCACCAAGACCTAAAAAAGAGGAACAAAAGTCGGATACTAAGACGGAGCGTCGCGTTCCAAATGAACGCCCTAAAAACAGCTCACAAAAGTCACCTCAAAAAAGAGATAATAACCCCACACATAAAAATCAAAAAAACGGTAACACCCATGGTAGCAATGCCAATAACGGGAATAAAGATAGTAGAAATCGTTACCGCGAACCAGATTATGAGTTTGATGCTATTATCCAAAGTGAAGGCGTACTAGACGTTATGCAAGATGGCTATGGGTTTTTAAGATCATCC encodes the following:
- a CDS encoding ABC transporter permease; amino-acid sequence: MISYLINKITYALLTLFGVVTVIFFLFNVLPGDPAQMMLGQNEDSGQLAAVKQKYGFDKPISTQYFYYLNDLSPISLHSKKSEDYTFLRPNKYAATSLFSIGQTTLVLKFPYLRESFTKQGKKVSQVLGETLPNTFVLAVTAIVIAIVLGIVLGVISALYKDRWIDKFIQIFSTFGMSIPSFFSAILFAWFFGYVLHEYTHLEMTGSLYELDDFGNTMNIKWKNLILPAIVLGIRPLAVVIQLMRNSLLEVFNQDYIRTARAKGLNEFQIIKRHAVKNALNPVVTAISGWFASMLAGAVFVEYIFGWNGLGKEIVNALNTLDLPVIMGSVLIIALLFIIINIFVDIIYVWLDPKVKLE
- a CDS encoding ATP-dependent Clp protease adaptor ClpS, giving the protein MSTKEKSSEELLLQEEVMTQNEIVLFNDEVNTFDYVIETLIYACEHTPEQAEQCSIIVHHNGKCTVKTGLYDDLKPRCSMLLEAGLSAEIV
- the prmA gene encoding 50S ribosomal protein L11 methyltransferase, which encodes MSNTIYIGYEFQVKPLQPGVEILIAELGYAGFESFVETENGVSAYIQKEEWREGILNDIQILTSNEFVITYSFKDIEQVNWNAEWEKNFNPIVVDNACAVRAPFHEKFDTEYDIIIEPKMSFGTGHHETTHMMIQHILNSDLKDKSVLDMGCGTGVLAILAEMKGAKPLDAIDIDNWCYLNSLENVERNNCSHITVLEGDASLLNGKKYDVIIANINRNILLKDLGTYATCLNEKGMLLLSGFYNTDIPVIQEACEKYMLKFEEKLERNNWVSLKFLN
- the tpiA gene encoding triose-phosphate isomerase; this encodes MRKQIVAGNWKMNNDLPETQLLIDALKAKKQTSTAEVMVAPTFTNLYQVFEAFKTYAVEVIAQNMHFAENGAYTGEISAKMLKSIGIETVILGHSERRAYFNETDELLAKKVDAALANDMRIIFCFGEELADRKSNNHEAVVESQIKKALFHLDAAAFKNIVLAYEPVWAIGTGETASPEQAQDMHAFIRKTLANQYGDDVANSVSILYGGSVKPNNAKEIFSKPDVDGGLIGGAALNADDFFDIVNAF
- a CDS encoding BT_3928 family protein; the encoded protein is MKYLVHISRLLVGVLFIISGLIKLNDPLGFSYKLQEYFSADVLNLPFLEPYALMIAVMLVVFEVVLGIFLIIGYRPKFTIWSLLVMIVLFTFLTFYSAYFDKVKDCGCFGDALKLTPWESFTKDVILLVLILILVIGSRYVKPYFNRLITTIIALLGFVFSLWFGYYVLMHLPAVDFRAYKIGANINEGMTVPEDAPKPEIEYYWKFNVNGEEKTITNNGPYPSVEGDFISVDTKVIKEGYQPSIVDFSIETEDENLTDQFLAEENLIIVVSYSLEKIEKEGALKLNALQKEAKKKGYKIIGLTASGEVTKQRINAAYNIDFEWYLCDEKALKTVVRSNPGILELGKGTIEQKEHWNDIDDLDL
- a CDS encoding DUF1599 domain-containing protein codes for the protein MQNTSKQYDAVIDTCKRLFSDKMSDYGSAWRILRLPSLTDQIFIKAQRIRGLQQNEVRKVDEGQRSEFIGIINYCIMALIQLDKGVVEQPDLSTEEAIELYTEKAAITKSLMEDKNHDYGEAWRDMRVSSLTDLILQKLLRVKTIENNKGKTIVSEGIEANYQDMINYAVFALIHLNEA
- a CDS encoding TlpA family protein disulfide reductase → MKKLVFLIVTLTVLLGCKKENPVQFSEAALNDPFLNLEGTEIIFKNILETHNGKTLVIDIWASWCGDCIKNLPKVKSLQNQYKEATYLFLSLDRSVEAWQKGIKKYDIKGQHYFMKSGWDGPFAEFVDLDWIPRYMVIDKEGHISLFDAVKADDKELIENINTNLKNNSLLE